A segment of the uncultured Desulfobulbus sp. genome:
ATAAAGGCTGGTGAGGTGGTTCTGACGCTGGATGATGCCGATCTTGCTGCTGAGGTCCGAGTCGCTGCCGCTGCCCTTGACAAGGCCAAGGTGGAAGTGAACGTTGCGGAGGCAGTACTTGATAATCAGCGTGCCGGCCTGGAGAGTGCACAGGCACAAATCCTTGTCGCTGAGGCTGACGTCAGAAAAGCAGAGATAGAGCTTAAAGACACTGTGCGCCATCGCGACCGGATGACAAGGCTCTATTCGCTGAAGACCGTCCCCCAGGAGTCCTATGACTCGGCGGTGACTGCCCATGCATCCACATTGGCTGCGGTGGACTCAGCCAGGGCCAAGCTCGAGGCGGCAAAGGCCGGACGTCGCGCTGTTGAAGCACAGCTGAATATGGCACTAAGTCAGGTCGCCCTGGCCCAAGCCGGAACCAGGCAGGCCGAGGCAAATCTTGCCCAGTGGCAAGCGAAATACAACGACACCATTCTCAAAAGTCCTCTTGCCGGCATTGTTGTCTATAAAGCGGCCGAACAGGGGGAGACGGTCACGCCCGGCATGACAATTCTGACCCTGGTCGATCTCAGCAGGTTGACTGTCCGGGTGGATATCGATGAATCGAGACTCGGCTTACTTGGCATCAACGACAAGGTAACGCTGCATCCCATCGGCAATAATGGAAAATCAATCAGAGGGCACATCGCTGCCATAAATCGCTACGCTGATTTTGCTACCCAGAAAGATGTAACCGGAGGACGGGAGGATATCCGAACCTTTCGGGTGAGTATTGCCGTCGATGAAACAGAGAGTGGCCTGTTTCCTGGTATGACCGTCAAGGTGACCATTCCGGAGAAGACGGAGGCGGGGAATGCACGCTAACCTTGCCGTAGAGGTGAGCGGTATCACCAAAAAATACGGTGACTTCACGGCGGTGGACGATATCAGTTTTTCCGTGGCCGAAGGCGAAATCTTTGGTTCGCTTGGACCAAACGGTGCAGGTAAGACCACGTTGATTCGCATGCTGACTACGCTGATCAAACCAACCAGCGGGGATGCCCGGGTGGCGGGTTGCGAGGTGGTCAGGCATCCGGAGGAGGTACGCCGACAGATCGGTGTCGTTCCGCAGGCGATGACCAGCGATCTCGATCTGACCGCGTATGAGAACATGGATATCTACGGCCGTTTTTACAGTATCCCGACCCGGGAGCGACTGCAGCGTATTGATGCGCTTCTGGAAACAGTCGGCCTGCTTTCCAGGGCGAACGATCTGGTCGCCTCCTTTTCCGGCGGCATGCGACGCCGTCTTGAGATCGCCCGAGTCTTGATCCATAAGCCGAAGATTCTTTTCCTCGACGAGCCGACCACCGGTCTCGACCCCCAGTCACGCCGGGTTATCTGGGATTTTATTCAGCAATTCAGGGAGGGCGATGCCATGACCATTTTCCTGACCACCCATTATATGGAGGAGGCCGAGGAGTTCTGCGACCGGGTGGCGATTATCGATCACGGCAGGATTGTTGTTATCGGTTCGCCTGCGGAACTGAAGGCGCAGATCCCAGGGAGCGATACCCTTTCCCTGCGAATTGAAAATATCAGCGAACCGCTGACCGATCGCATCCGGGAACTCCCCTTTGTCTGGTCGATCAGTGTCGAAGGCGATCTCCTCCGGGCATCTGTTGACAACGGAGCACAGAATCTCATGGAACTTCTGGCAAACATCAAAGATCTGGGGGCAACAGTGCTTGCCGCAACCATTCACGAACAATCGCTGGAGGACGTATTTATCCACCATACCGGCAAGGCACTGCGGGACGAGACCAAGAAAGTTGATTTTCTGATCGGTGCGGGCGTACCACGCAGCCTGCGTCGCTAAAGGCGGAAAGATAGATGCGAATGATGGCGGTGATCGACCGGGACCTGAAAAAGTTCAGGCGCAATCCCCTGGTTGTCGCGATGAGCGTGCTCATGCCGGTGCTCTATCTGTTGATCCTCGGCCATTCCTTCCAGGGAAAATTGACCGGTTTACCCTTGGCTGTCGTCCAGGGAGAGGAGGGGGCTGCCAGTCGGCAGTTGCTCGAAAATCTGAGGGCGGTTGAGGCCGGCCCGCGCACCCTCAAACTCTTTCCCATGGCGGACCAGGAGACGGCCATTGCCGGGGTACGCAAAGGCGACTATAAGGCCGCCCTGGTTATCCCCCAGGATTTTACCAGGCGTGTGGTGCAGCGGAATAGGGCGGAAATAGGGCTCTTTCTCGATAACACCGACGCCATTTCCTCCTCCAGCATCCAAGCGGCCGTGAACGGCGCCCTGCATGCGGTCGGACAGGACTATGTCGCCATTCGCGAGCAGGGGGGCGAAACGTACCAACGTGAGATTAATCTCTATCGGAAGGTTGATTATTTTCAGTCACTGGTACCGGGGGTGGTGATTATGGCGGTCTTCCTTGGCAGCCTAACCACCGGTGCTTTTAATCTGGTCATGGATCGGTTCCTGGGTGTGGATGAAAGCTACATGCTGACGCCACTCACCAAGACGGACATCGTCGGCGGACTGATAGGGAGCGGCCTATTTATTACCACCTGCATCGCTCTACTCATCTTCACGATCAGCATCCTGATCACCGGTATCCCTTTCAGTCATTTTTTGCGCCAATTTTTTTTCGTCGTTGTCGTCATCGTCCTCACAACCCTGGGACTGTTGAGCCTGATGTTTCTAATTCTGGGGCGATTCAATCATCCCAGGATCGTGGGCATTTTGAGCGGCTTCCTTAATGTTATCCTGTTTTTTCCGAGCGGCGCCATCTATCCTGTCGCCAGCTTTCCCGGATGGCTCAAGATCTTCGCCCGGATCAATCCCGAAGCCTATGCCGTTCATGCGCTGCAGAGCATCCTTTTCAAGGATGTTGGATTTACGGCAATCAGCAGCGATCTCCTGTTTCTTACCGTCTTTGTCGTGATTACGATGACTGCGGCTGTTGCCACCTTCAAACGAGACATCTAGCCGCGAGATTGGCAGAAAAAGCAATTATTTATTCAAGATTCCCCAACAGTATTTTCATTATGCAACTAATGGAAAAGACACCGCAAACATCGAAGTCCTCATTTCCGGCGGGGATGATCCTAGCGGCCCTGGGCGTGGTCTACGGTGATATAGGCACCAGCCCGCTTTATGCAATTAGGGAATGCTTTCATGGCGACTACGGCCTGCCAGTCACCACGGCAAACATCTATGGGGTGCTGTCGCTGGTGAGTTGGGCGCTGATTCTGGTGGTCAGTTGCAAATATCTGGGTTTTGTTCTCAGGGCAGACAACCAGGGAGAAGGCGGGGTGCTCGCCCTCACGGCCCTGTTGCGACACAGCCTTCCCAAGGCCTCCGCTACCTACCGCACCATTTTGGGACTGGGCCTGTTCGGGGCCTGCCTCCTCTATGGGGATAGTATGATCACCCCTGCAATTTCGGTCCTCAGTGCGGTCGAGGGGGTACGTGTCATTACTCCGACACTCAATTCCGTTGTCCTCCCGACCACGGTTGCGATCCTTATTGGTCTTTTCAGCCTGCAGCGTTCGGGAACAGCCCGCATCGGTAATCTCTTTGGCCCGATCATGCTGTTCTGGTTTGCCCTCCTGGCCCTCCTCGGCCTGATGCAAATCGTCCAGCATCCCCAAATTCTTGCAGCCCTTTACCCTTGGCATGGGCTGCACTTTCTTGCGTCCAACCGACTACCTGGGTTTATCGTCCTTGGCGCGGTGCTGCTTGTGGTTACCGGGGCTGAGGCCCTCTATGCCGATCTTGGTCATTTCGGAAAGACGCCCATTCGTTTGGCCTGGAGCCTGGTGGTCTTCCCCGCGCTCTTGCTCAACTATTTCGGCCAGGGGGCTGTGCTCCTCGTCCAACCGGAGATGTCCCACCATCCCTTTTATGCGCTTGTTCCCTCCTGGGCCATGGTTCCCATGGTGCTGCTTGCCTCTGTGGCCTCGGTCATTGCTTCTCAGGCGGTTATATCCGGGGCCTTCTCCCTCACCCAGCAGGCTATCAAGCTCGGTTATCTGCCCCGTTTTCGCATTCTCCACACCTCGGTGTCCCAGATCGGCCAGATCTATATCGCGCCGGTGAACTGGCTGCTTCTGCTTTGCGCCATTATCCTCGTTGCCGGCTTCCAGAGCTCAAGCAGGATTGCTGCTGCCTACGGCCTGGCCGTGACCGCTACCATGCTCATTACCACCCTGCTTTTTTACCTGCAGATGCGCAATAATTGGCAGTGGCCCGCGCTGGTGACGGGATTAATCACCGGGATTTTTTTGGTCGTGGATCTACTCTTCTTTGGTGCCAACATCACCAAAATTTTCCACGGTGCCTGGTTTCCTCTGGTCATTGGCGGAATCATCTACCTGGTGATGCTGACCTGGGCCGAAGGGAACAAACAGATCAGAAGCGCCCTGCAGCAGCGCACCCTAAGCATTGACAACTTCCTCGCCCGCATTGAGCAAGAAAGACCGCACCGTGCAAAAGGGACGGCCATTTACCTCACGCGGAGCGACAATATCATCCCCATGGCCTTGGTGCACAATCTGGAACACAATAAGGTCCTGCACGACAAGGTCATCCTTCTGAGCATCCTCACCGAAGAGACGCCACGGGTTGCCAACTTTGAAAAAATCAAAAGCGAACAGCTCGGTTCCGGAATGGTCCGCATTGTAGCACACTACGGTTTTATGGAAGAGCCGCGCATTGAAACCATCTTTTCCCTGGCTCAGGATCAGGGGGTGGAATGCGATCTGGACACGACCAGCTTTTTTTTGGGTCGCCAAAACCTGAGTGCCGGCGATTTGAAAGCCATGGCCCGATGGAGAGCCAATCTGTTTCTGTTCCTGTCTAAAAATTCGACGGATGTCAGCTCTTATTTTGCCATCCCCAAGGACAAGGTAATCGAGATCGGCCTGCAACTCGAACTTTGATCCCGACTTTAAAAAAACGGCACAGTCAGGAATTCCCCTCACCGATTTTTGTGCTGTTTTGATTTTATTACTTCAATGGACAAATAGTGAAACAATCGAGCCGTTAAATGGGCTAACTTACTGTTTTTATATCAATATCGATAAGATTAACTGCGTCGATTTAATTTCCCTTGGGTAAACCCCCGGCTTTGCCGGGGGGGAGCAACAACAGTTTGACGGTTCCTGTAAAATAAAGAAGCTCCCGCCTCGTGGACCGGTCAAAGTCACGAAAAGGGAGGCTTTATGAACGACATACAATGTTTAAGTCACACGAAATGGGATTGCAAGTTCCATGAGTGTGGATACCGAAATGCCGGAGAAAAATGCTTTATGGCCAACTTCGGAAAAACTTAGGTGAAGTGTTCCGTGATCTTGCACGGCAAAAAGAGAGCCGGATTGTCGAGGGACATTTGCAGCCCGATCATGTGCACATGCTGCTGTCGATCCCGTCGAAGTATTCGGTTGCCCAGGTTTTGGGTTACATGAAAGGGAAAAGTGCGATCTACATCGCACGCAATTACCTTGGGCAAAAGAAGAACTACAATGGGATGCACTTTTGGGCACGAGGCTATTTTGTGTCAACCGTTGGCGCCGACGAGGCAATGGTTCGAGCATATATCCGTAACCAGGAGCAAGAGGATCAGCGAGTCGAGCAACTGAACTCGTTTAAATAGGCGACCACCATATGGTGGTCAGATAATCTTTTCAAGAGACCGCTTTGAGCGGTTCACAGACTTTCAAGCCACCGGCTATGCCGGTGGTACATGACTTGGTAATGATGCCACCGTGTGGTTACTGCTTGAGTTTATGGCATTATCTCCAAGCCAATATATTGCGAACTTTGATGCAACCTGTTACTTGATTATTTTTAGAGTTACAAAGATCATATATTCGGAGCTTATAAGAACAGCCTTTCTTGCTGGAATCTGTAATCAAGGGGCAACAAAGCTAGAGCATATTGGAAGTGGTGCACCACGAGACTGCACGAAAGATGAGGGGGAATCCCTCGGGTCGGCTTGCAGGAGCAGGCTCCAAACCACCTTAAGCTACTGTGGTAAAGAGCCATGGTTGGTGAGCGTTAAGGGAAAATGGCCCGGCTTAGGATCGGGTCATGTATGGATCATGGAGACGAATCACCATGAACCACTGATGAGGTAACGAAAATTTAAGTTGCTGTCAAAACCGAAAATTACTTCGCCCCAGGAGAAACTATATGAAAAAATGGGTAAAACCTTTTTTTATGTTTTTTTTGGTCAATATAATAAATTTTACTTCCACCATCCCCTGTAACATTTCTTTTGCTGGTGAAATTACGTGGCAAGAGACGGCGGGGCCACAAGATAGCTGTGTTATTAGTATTGTCATCGACCCGTTAAACCCATCCATAATATACGCTGGGACATTAATCAACGGAGCCATTGAGGGCATTACTTGTAGTGGTAAAGGTGTGTATAAAAGTATCGATGGTGGAAAAATTTGGAGTCCTATCAACATCGGCCTGCCAGAAAATTCGCTTACCTATATGCTTGCCCTGGCCCCAACAAATCCGGCCACGTTGTATGTAGCAACTGCAACTCAAACACATGATGGTATTTTTAGAAGTACAAATGGTGGCGAAACCTGGAGTCCAATCAATAATGGACTTACAACTGATGGACGTCATATCCATGTTGAGCCGATAATCGACCCCTCAATGCCATCTACTATTTATATTGGGACCGAGGACGGAATTTTTAAGAGTACAAATGCTGGGGACAGCTGGTTTTCTGCAAATAACGGCATGCCATTGACAGAAATTCTCATTCAAGCTATCGATCCGGTAAACCCGTCCGTTCTTTATGCATCGCCGCATTATGAAGATGAAGAAGGTTATCATCGTGACGGAGGGCTTTATAAAACCATCGATGGTGGGGCTAATTGGCAGCCTGTCAACAATGGTCTTCCGGATATTACCACTTCCGAATCCAACGTGAATGCCATTTCCATAGATCCCATCAACCGCCAGATCGTTTATGCTGGGACTGATGGGGGGGGAGTATTTAAAAGTACCAATGGGGGCGAAAGCTGGGGACCCTTCAACAACGGTCTTGCAAATAAATGTGTGCTTGAGATTCTTATCAATCCAGCAAGCCCTGCTGAGCTTTATATAGGAACTTGGGGGGACGGGGTGTTTTGTACAGTTGATGGGGGAGGAAATTGGCGTTCTGGCGGCCTTTTAAACTCCATTGTGGCGGCCTTAGTCTTCGATCCGTCATCCCCATCGATTATCTATGCGGGGAAGGTAGAAAGCGGTGTGGTTAAAGGTGTTATCAATAAAGCAACATTGAATAATTCAATTATACCGATGATTAATTTGCTGTTAGATGACCCCTCATGATACAAAAAAAGAATCTCAAATTTCTGGATTGTGTAATAGAATGATACTCTAGCAGAGTTGGGCGATTCGTTTATTCTGTCATTAAATCATTATTTTTTTGTCAAATCTCAACAAACCCGCTCGATCAAATCAAAAAAAATGTGTAACTATTCAGCTCACCATGCTGAATTTGTTAAAAAAGTGCTTGACATGGTTTTCGGTTAAATTCTGTATTTTCCAGTGCGATTTGCAAACTGCCCAATTCACCCCCATTGAAGCACCGCTACGGCCTTTTGGTGCATGTTGAGCGAGGGCACGCGGCAGGCGGATCGCAGAAAAAATTACAAACCGTCCCAGGGGTAATTTTGGGACTAAAATTTCGATTTTAAAACCCGTGGTATAGTGTCGGCAAGACACAAACACGGGGGTTGGAGTGACAATCGATAACATCAATGTAGAAGAGACAATCCAGCGGGTTACCAGCTTGATAGCCGCTGAGCAGGATCTTTCACCGGCGCTGAAAAGCAGCCTGGAAGTTCTGTTGCTCTTGGTTTCATTGTTGTTGAATCGCCTTGGTCTCAATAGCAAAAACAGTAGCAAGCCGCCGTCGACCGATCCTTTCCGCACTAAAAAACCTCGTTCTGCGAGTGGTCGCAAACCCGGCGGTCAGCCTGGTCATGCTGGAACGACACTGAGACCTGTCAGTGATCCCGATATCATCAAGGAGATTGTTATCGATCGCAGCCTGCTTCCCCCTGGGCGCTATCGCAGCAGCGGCCACGAGGCACGCCAGGTCATTGACCTGGACATCACCACCCTGGTGACCGAATGGCGTGCCGAGATCGTGGTGGATGAACAGGGCAGACGTCATGTCGCACCGTTTCCGGAAGGGATCACCAGGCCGGTACAGTATGGCATCGGCGTGAAGGTCAATGTTGTGTATATGTCGCAGTTCCAGATGGTGCCATATAATCGGATCGAGGACCACTTCCTGGAGCAGATGGGTATTCCGGTCAGTAGCGGTTCCATTGTCAATTTCAACCGTGACGCCTTTGATCGTCTGGCCTTCTTCGAGCAGTGGGTGCAAAAGGCGTTGCAACAAGAGGGCTTGCTTCATGTCGACGAGACAGGGATCAACATCGGTGGCAAACGATGCTGGCTGCATAATGTTTCCAGTCTTGGGTTAAGCCATTTCGCTCCCCATGCAAAACGGGGCGGTGAGGCAATAGAGTCCATCGGTATCCTCCAAGGTTTCCACGGGATACTCTGCCACGATCACTGGAAACCCTATTTCCATTACGGCCGGGTTCATGCCTTGTGCAATGCGCACCATTTGCGTGAACTGGAACGGGCCTGGGAGCAAGATGGTCAACAATGGGCCCAGCAGCTCAGCCTGCTGCTCAAGGAGGCCAATGAGATGGTCCATGGCGCTGGCGGATGTCTCGATTCCGCCACGGCAGAGCAGTACAGGGTGCGATATCGAGAACTCTTGCAACAAGCCGAACTGGAATGCCCGGCACCAGCCCCTAAGGTCAAAAACGGAAAACGGGGACGAACAGCCAAATCGAAATCCACAAACCTGCTGGAGCGATTACAGAGCTTTGAAAACGACGTTCTTCGGTTCTTGGACGACCCGCTGGTGCCTTTCACCAATAACCAGGCAGAAAATGACCTGCGGATGATCAAGGTGCAGCAGAAGGTGTCAGGGTGCTTCCGTTCAATGGAAGGTGCAGAGACTTTCTGCCGCATCCGTAGCTACATCACGACCTGTAGAAAACAAGGCATTACTGCGTCCGAAGCCTTGCGATTGCTCTTCCTGGGCAAGTGGCCCGATTTCATGACCACGCTTGTGGATTCGGTTTGTGCTGAATAGTTACAATTTTTTCATCTTTTCCCTCCCGATGTAAACAGGACCACATGACTGTGATAAATCTTACTAGATGGCTCAATACCTATCCAGGTACCACCCTGAAAATTTATTATCGCCACATCTAATGGGCAAAAAGAATATGGCAATAATTCAAGCACTCCATGAATTCAAATGGTCTAGAAGACCTGACAAATGGCCAAGAGCGTCTCAGGAATAACATCAAGTCATGCCAACACAGAACGGATTGAGACTGCCAGTTTTCACCTTAATCATGCCCTGGTTATGTCCAAAAAAAATTAGACGCAGAGCCTGTGCCCCACTGGAGGTGAGTGCGGGGTCGGCACCTGCCGCCCCGTGACCTTTGCCACTTTCAGGATGAGTGTGGAGGCTCTGTCCCTTCAAAAAATTCCCCGGAGAAACACTCTTTCGACCAGCAAATCCTTGCGCGGCCGTTAACTTTAACTCCTGGAAAGAAATATTGTTCTTCTGCCAAGAAGTTCTTCGTGCGAATCACAAGCTATTTACTCGAAAGAGTGTAGGCACTTTTCCCTGCTTTTTTTGAATCATACAGGGCTATATCCGCTTTTTTGAACAATTCGCCGAAGTCTCCATCACCGGCATCAACCGCCCCCCCGATACTGACAGTAATATTGGTATGCGGGAACTTTCGGGCAACTTTTGCTGCAAACCCTGACAACAGTTGCTTGGCGTATTCATTCTGCCTGCCTACACCATCTATTTGGGGAAGAATGATGGCGAATTCATCGCCGCCGAGACGGAAGAGGTTCTCAGGGGGAAACAGCTGCTGCAGCAAGTCTGCAAAGGCGACCAGCACTCTGTCTCCTTCATCGTGACCATACTGATCATTGACTTCCTTAAAGTTATCCAGATCGGCGAGCAACAGTGCCGTACCCGGCTGACACAGGGTTTTCCGCATAAAATCCTGAAGGCTGCGTCGGTTATTCAATTTGGTTAAATGATCGGTATTGGCATCGATGAGCAGCTTGTTTTTGTATTGATGCTCGAGAGTTATATCCACAAAAAGATAGACATGGCCAGCCAGTCCGCCAAATATATCCAGCAGCCTTTCTTCATGAATTTTCAAAACTTTGTTTTTTGAAAGAAGCAAGATGGCTCCATCTTCCCTCTCAATGAGCCATCGTTTACTGCGCGTATATGGCTTGGATGCATCAATTAAAAAATCAACTTTTTTGCCGATGAATTCGGTGCGATCAAGAACAAAGATATCGATAAATTTTTGGTTGACGCTCGTAATATTCCTGTCCTTGTCGGTCACCATGACGGCAAAAGGCAGGCCTTCAATCAAGATGTTCAACTCGATCAGTAAATTCTGCAGATCGGTTACATCGTGAGCAAAGCCAACTGTGCCGATAACCTCACCATCGGTGTCAAAAATCGGTGATTTATAGGTTTTAAACTTACGAAGTTCATCACCGCATTTCACCGTTTCATCAAAGAGGCAGGTCTCCTTTTTGTTGAGAACAATCTCTTCAGATTCCAGGCAAATATATTCCCCCTGGGCGTATTCATCAGGTTCAAGATCCCAAATGTAGTAATGCCCGCGGCCTTGTACCTGATCCTTGGTCTTTTTAACGGTACGGCAGAAACTATCGTTGACTTTCAGGTGGGCTCCTCGAGCATCTTTAAACCAGATAAGCTCGGGCAGACTGTCTATCAGGGTATCCAGATATTTTTGGCCAAGGATGGCTTCTTCCCGTTCTTTAAATTGCCTTAAGATCCTGGCAAAGGAGGTCCGGAGTTTATCCTCAGCAAAAGGTTTGATCCAGACCTGGTCAAAGAGGTGGTGATGCTCGGCCAGAACAGGAAAGCTATCGGGAGTAAAGCAACCTATCACGGCAACCCGGTCACTTTTGATTGTCGCAATACGCCCTACTGACTCAGGAGCAACGGTGTCGAAATCAAGGATAATGACAGCGTAGTCGTTCAAGTCGATTTCTTCTATATTATGTGAACTAAGAAACTGAGGGGAAAACCGTTCCTCGGGTTGCACTCCCTGAAGAATCGTTTCGAGTTGAGTCCCCTGGGTAGCAATCAAGATATTGAGTAACCGATGATACATCGCCTAACTCCTTGGCAAAAAAAAGTGAAAGGCAGCTAGAAAGTTTAGATCCTGTTGTCTCTATAAAACTGATCCTATAGGCAATGTTACCTATTGTCAAAATTATCGAAACAGGGCCTCGGTCAAGCTGGTATTGGCCTGACTCCAGGGGATCGGGAAAATATCTGTTGCCCCCTTGACCCAACTTATCATGGATGTCGTTCGTGTTCCATCCGTGGATTGCCATAGCCCAAACAAAGCCCCTGTTTGCCTCCCCCATTTAGCTTGGTGATTCCGTGCTCAACGTGTATACCAAAAGACAACACCCTCGATAGGTCTGTGTTCACTGTTGCTTTCTTTTTGGATCAACGATCTTTGCATCAGATTCGCAACCAAACTGATTTGTCCCTTCCGGAGGCTGAAGATGTTCCCAGTATTTTCAACAACCAGGATCCAACCGGCGCCTACCGTGAAAACAGTCCTGTGCGTCGTTTTTTTGTCCTTTCTTTTTTCCCTTCTTGTTCCCCTGCAGGTTTGTGCCTGGACGCCGGGCCTCAAGGAGGCCGCCGAAGCGGTGGCCAGGGGAGAGGCCTCGTTGACGCAGCAGATGCATGTTTTCCTCCAGAACAAGGAGGTCAACCTCATGCGCATCAAGAATGTCATCTCCAAGGAGGTCTATACCTCCTGTCAAACCGGCTTTGAGTCGCTCAACACCAAATTTGCCCAACAGGCGGTGAGCGAGGCAGGGTTCCAAACCGATTTCAAGGCACGATCAGAGGGAGGCAAGCTCAACCCCGGCACTGACACCGATGTCAACTTCAGTGCTCGGGCAGGCAAGAAAATAGGGCTGAAAGATGTGGAGAAGATCGAACAGAATTATCAGCGCATCGTTCGCGAGCACTTCGCGGATCAGCAACTGACCGTTCCCGACGGAAGGATCAACACCGACACGGATTTCTTGCCCGATCCGAGCCAGATGTCGCGCCAGGAGTTCAAGAGGTGTGTTGACCATATCAATGCCAACGGCGGTACGGCCTATGAAAGCCCGCAGGCGGTCCGGGCGCAGATGAAGATCGACAAGATGACCGAGGGAGCCGTGGAGATGGAGGAGGCCATCGCCTTTTCCAGCGAAGGCAAGGCCTTGGCCCGGCAAAAGCTCAGTGATGCGAAAGCGCTGCGCCAAGATGCCGCCGCTCTCAAGACTACAAATCCAGGCCTTGCCGAAAAGCTCGAGGCCCAGGCCCAGCTTTGCGAATCCCAGGCCGCGAAGTATGCCAGCCGGATCGAGGACGTGAACAACAACCTGCGGCGATCCTACAACCTGTCCGAACTGCCCAAAAGCAGTAAGATTGTCGACGGGGAGGAGGTCCTGGTCGGTCTTGACAAGGCGCGGAGCAATATTCAGAACCTGCAGCGCGGCACCCAAACCGCGACCGACGCCTCGGCGATACGAGCCATGGAGGAGCAGTTGCTCCAGCGGGCCTCGGATCAGACCATCGACACCTTGGCGGAAATTGCAAAACTCGATCCCATGAAGGCCAATCAAGCTCGACGGGCGATCGCCGCCGAACTCAACACCATGCCGCCGGCCAAAGCCGGAGAGGCCATCAGCCGTCTCGAGCAGAGCCTGAGCAAGGATTTCGCCAAGAGCATTGCCAACGAAAGCCGCAGACTCGCCAATCTGGGCAAGTCGGCCGGTCAGGCCGCCGATGAGGTCGGGCTGAGCGCGGTCGATCGGGCAGTGGACAAGTTCGGCAAAATCGGGGTCAAGGCGCTCAAGGTCGGCATTATCGCCGGCGGGGCCTATTTCATGGGGAAGGATGGGGTCTATCATGCCCTGGAGCAGACCGAGGCCAACGACACCGAACTCGACTTCTTCTACAAGGTGTACAAAAACGCAGCCTGGTACGGCACCGGCATCGGCTACGCCTACGAAGAGGCGGAAAAGGAAGAAATCGCCCGCTACATGCGCGAGGTGGAGGCCGGCCGCGACCCTGGTATGAGCAAGCATGTCATCTTCACCATCCTCAAAACGCCCTATCTCATGGGGCGCGATATTGCCGTGGGCATTCTCTATGCCCCGGACGCCCTGCTCGAGGCCATCACCGGTGCCAAGGAGGCGGAGGCCAAGGAGCAGGCTGCCAAGGAGTTCCTGGCTGCGGTCCGCCTGGCGGTGCTGAACAAAAAAGAGACCGAGCAGGCGAAAAAACTGGCCAAGGAGATGGGGGTGCGGCCCGAGGATGAAAAGGCCTTCCTTGACTGTATGTGTCGGGCCTGCGGCGGCTCCCTGGGTGGTTTCTTCAACCCTGGCTGCACCTCCGACATCGGTCACGGTCCCTGCCAGTGCAACGGTCCGCTGACCATCTGGAAAACCCCCCTGCCCACCGGTGACAAAGACCGCCAGTATAGCTGCTTCAACAATATCACCAAGATGCATTACAATCAGGCCCAAGCGATTTTCGACAAGTGGCGGCAGCGGCTGCGTGATGAAAATTTCAACGCTGCCAAAAAGGATGTTGCCGCCATCAAGGACCACATGGAGAAGGGGGAATTCGTGGAGGCTGCTGATCGGTACCGGGGGATCCGGGATTTGATCGACGGCTACATGGTGCCCGGGCCGGGGGATG
Coding sequences within it:
- a CDS encoding HlyD family efflux transporter periplasmic adaptor subunit: MNKNAVWALLLLVAFIGAWFGYHWFLLPSGGGLQITGTVEGTELNISAKIASRIARLSLQEGDTIKAGEVVLTLDDADLAAEVRVAAAALDKAKVEVNVAEAVLDNQRAGLESAQAQILVAEADVRKAEIELKDTVRHRDRMTRLYSLKTVPQESYDSAVTAHASTLAAVDSARAKLEAAKAGRRAVEAQLNMALSQVALAQAGTRQAEANLAQWQAKYNDTILKSPLAGIVVYKAAEQGETVTPGMTILTLVDLSRLTVRVDIDESRLGLLGINDKVTLHPIGNNGKSIRGHIAAINRYADFATQKDVTGGREDIRTFRVSIAVDETESGLFPGMTVKVTIPEKTEAGNAR
- a CDS encoding ATP-binding cassette domain-containing protein, giving the protein MHANLAVEVSGITKKYGDFTAVDDISFSVAEGEIFGSLGPNGAGKTTLIRMLTTLIKPTSGDARVAGCEVVRHPEEVRRQIGVVPQAMTSDLDLTAYENMDIYGRFYSIPTRERLQRIDALLETVGLLSRANDLVASFSGGMRRRLEIARVLIHKPKILFLDEPTTGLDPQSRRVIWDFIQQFREGDAMTIFLTTHYMEEAEEFCDRVAIIDHGRIVVIGSPAELKAQIPGSDTLSLRIENISEPLTDRIRELPFVWSISVEGDLLRASVDNGAQNLMELLANIKDLGATVLAATIHEQSLEDVFIHHTGKALRDETKKVDFLIGAGVPRSLRR
- a CDS encoding ABC transporter permease yields the protein MRMMAVIDRDLKKFRRNPLVVAMSVLMPVLYLLILGHSFQGKLTGLPLAVVQGEEGAASRQLLENLRAVEAGPRTLKLFPMADQETAIAGVRKGDYKAALVIPQDFTRRVVQRNRAEIGLFLDNTDAISSSSIQAAVNGALHAVGQDYVAIREQGGETYQREINLYRKVDYFQSLVPGVVIMAVFLGSLTTGAFNLVMDRFLGVDESYMLTPLTKTDIVGGLIGSGLFITTCIALLIFTISILITGIPFSHFLRQFFFVVVVIVLTTLGLLSLMFLILGRFNHPRIVGILSGFLNVILFFPSGAIYPVASFPGWLKIFARINPEAYAVHALQSILFKDVGFTAISSDLLFLTVFVVITMTAAVATFKRDI
- a CDS encoding potassium transporter Kup, encoding MEKTPQTSKSSFPAGMILAALGVVYGDIGTSPLYAIRECFHGDYGLPVTTANIYGVLSLVSWALILVVSCKYLGFVLRADNQGEGGVLALTALLRHSLPKASATYRTILGLGLFGACLLYGDSMITPAISVLSAVEGVRVITPTLNSVVLPTTVAILIGLFSLQRSGTARIGNLFGPIMLFWFALLALLGLMQIVQHPQILAALYPWHGLHFLASNRLPGFIVLGAVLLVVTGAEALYADLGHFGKTPIRLAWSLVVFPALLLNYFGQGAVLLVQPEMSHHPFYALVPSWAMVPMVLLASVASVIASQAVISGAFSLTQQAIKLGYLPRFRILHTSVSQIGQIYIAPVNWLLLLCAIILVAGFQSSSRIAAAYGLAVTATMLITTLLFYLQMRNNWQWPALVTGLITGIFLVVDLLFFGANITKIFHGAWFPLVIGGIIYLVMLTWAEGNKQIRSALQQRTLSIDNFLARIEQERPHRAKGTAIYLTRSDNIIPMALVHNLEHNKVLHDKVILLSILTEETPRVANFEKIKSEQLGSGMVRIVAHYGFMEEPRIETIFSLAQDQGVECDLDTTSFFLGRQNLSAGDLKAMARWRANLFLFLSKNSTDVSSYFAIPKDKVIEIGLQLEL